The stretch of DNA ATTGGCAGCAGTACAAAAACCTGGATAAATGGTGTCCCCACAGCCTACGTGGTTGATACCCTTGATGCCACCGGCTTTATAGGCCTGCAGGTACACGCCATTAGCGACAATGACCAGGCAGGAAAGCGCATATTTTTTAAGAACATCCAAATAAAAACTAAGAATATAAAGCCTGTGCCCTTCGGCAACGATATTTACGTAGTGAATCTGAAGCCCAACAGCCTTTCGAACTATGAGAAACAAGAAGGCTGGAAGCTGTTGTTCGACGGTACCACCAACACCGGCTGGCGCAGCGCCACTACCATGGTCTTCCCCACAAAAGGCTGGGAAGTTAGGGACGGTATGTTATCTGTATTAGGCTCGGCGGGCGGCGAGGCAGCCAATGGAGGAGATATTATTACTACCGACCAGTATAGTGCTTTTGATTTGTCGTTTGAGTTTAAAATAGTTAAAGGAGCTAATAGCGGCGTTAAATATTTTGTGACATTATCTGAAAAAACCACAGGTTCGGCCATTGGGTTGGAGTACCAGGTTTTGGATGATGCCGTGCACCCCGATGCCAAACTGGGCCGCGATGGCGACCGTACCCTGGCATCGCTTTATGACCTTATCCCTGCCAAAAAGCAAGCCCGTTTTGTACACCCGATTGGCGCATGGAATATAGGCCGCATTGTGGTATATCCCAATAACCATGTAGAACATTACCTTAATGGTATTAAAGTACTGGAATACGACCGCGGCTCAAAGGAATACCGCGATTTGGTAGCCATCAGTAAATATAAAATATGGAAAGATTTTGGTGAGGCTAAAACAGGCCATCTGCTGTTACAAGACCATGGCTTTGATGTAAACTACAGAAACATTAAAATAAAGGAGCTGCATTAAGTTGAAAG from Inquilinus sp. KBS0705 encodes:
- a CDS encoding DUF1080 domain-containing protein, yielding MKPTTLLLAALFAAGIQKVSAQTNPGYTSLFDGKTLRGWKVLAGKATYKVEDGGITGTAVLNSGNTFLVTENEYGDFVLEADVKTESNQTNSGIQIHSHFNPAGHEGKGLVYGKQVEVDPSDRQWSGGIYDEGRRDWLYPLELNAKAKTAWKNGEFNHIKIECIGSSTKTWINGVPTAYVVDTLDATGFIGLQVHAISDNDQAGKRIFFKNIQIKTKNIKPVPFGNDIYVVNLKPNSLSNYEKQEGWKLLFDGTTNTGWRSATTMVFPTKGWEVRDGMLSVLGSAGGEAANGGDIITTDQYSAFDLSFEFKIVKGANSGVKYFVTLSEKTTGSAIGLEYQVLDDAVHPDAKLGRDGDRTLASLYDLIPAKKQARFVHPIGAWNIGRIVVYPNNHVEHYLNGIKVLEYDRGSKEYRDLVAISKYKIWKDFGEAKTGHLLLQDHGFDVNYRNIKIKELH